AAGACGACGACCTCCCAGCCGAAGGCCGCGGCCGTGCTCGCGAGGATTAACGGCGGGTACGCCATGTCGAAGCTCCCCTGCGTAGCGACGATGGTCATCTTCTTCTGGTCGGTTTCCATCGCTGCGACGGTATCCTCGAGTTCGTTCACGCGGTCGCGTAGCGCTGCTAACTCGGCAGCGTCGAACTCTCCGTCACCTGGCTGTGGGGCGTTATCGGCACTCATTTTATGCAGTCTTTTTCACGTAGTGGGTGTACAGTTCGTCGCCTTCGACCTGGTCGAGGAGTTCGACGCCGTCGGTTCCTTCTGCCCAGCCCTGAATGTCGCTCATCGAGCCGGAGTCGGTCGAAACCACTTCAAGCACGCCGCCAGCCTCGACATCGTCAATCGCCTGTTT
The DNA window shown above is from Natronosalvus amylolyticus and carries:
- a CDS encoding sulfurtransferase TusA family protein, which gives rise to MSSEYNVTETLDVKGLSCPMPIVKTKQAIDDVEAGGVLEVVSTDSGSMSDIQGWAEGTDGVELLDQVEGDELYTHYVKKTA